TGCTCAAGCAATATGTCGAGATCCTCTCGCTCGATTCGCCGACCGATTACCGGCTGGAAAAGGCCGACCAGCTGCCGATCTATCTCTCTCCGGCAGATGCTGTAGCGGATCGGGAAATGGACCGTGCCTGGAAAATGATGACCGCAGGCCGCCTGGAAAAGCCGCTGGATATCGAAATGAAGGGCAGGCTTTTGCCGGTGAAGCGGGCCGTTGGAAAAATGGCCCGCTTCACGTTTGCCGAGCTGTGCGAGCAGCCGCTGGGTGCGTCCGATTATTTGGCGCTTGCCAACCGGTTTCATACAATCTTCGTCGATCATATTCCCTATCTCGGGCCTGAAAAACGCAATCAGACAAAGCGCTTCATCATCCTGATCGACGCACTCTATGACCATCATGTGCGGGTGCATGCCAGCGCTGCGGCTGAGCCCGAAGCCTTGTTGACGGCGAGAAAGGGAACCGAAGGGTTCGAATTCGACCGGACAGCATCGCGGCTGTTTGAGATGCGTAGCCGTGAATATCTTGAAGCGCATGCAGGCCGCATTGCGGAAATGTGAAGAATTGATGACTTAATATCTTACCTTTACGTAAGAATTTTATAGTCTAAACGATTGAAAAATATGCTCTCATAAATATCGGTTGCGCTTTTTTCCAGGTCGCGCTATGCGAATGGCCCAAAGGCCGGTCACTCTATTGGAGGGCCGACTTGGTTTTGGATCTAAAAGGAAGCACTTCAATGGCGCGCAACAAGATCGCACTTATTGGTTCTGGAATGATCGGTGGTACGCTGGCCCATCTGGCTGGCTTGAAGGAACTGGGCGACATCGTCCTGTTCGATATTGCCGATGGCGTACCGCAGGGTAAGGGTCTCGACATTGCGCAGTCGTCGCCCGTTGAAGGCTTCAATGCCAAGCTGACCGGTTCGAGCGACTACGCCGCCATCGAAGGTGCGGATGTCTGCATCGTCACCGCTGGTGTGCCGCGCAAGCCCGGCATGAGCCGCGACGACCTGCTCGGCATCAACCTCAAGGTCATGGAACAGGTTGGCGCTGGCATCAAGAAATATGCCCCCAACGCCTTCGTGATCTGCATCACCAATCCGCTTGATGCCATGGTCTGGGCGTTGCAGAAGTTCTCCGGCCTTCCGGCCAACAAGGTTGTCGGCATGGCTGGCGTGCTCGACAGCTCGCGCTTCCGCCTGTTCCTGGCTGAAGAATTCAATGTTTCGGTTCAGGACGTCACGGCTTTCGTGCTTGGCGGCCATGGCGACACAATGGTGCCGCTGGCTCGTTACTCCACGGTCGGTGGCATTCCGCTGACCGATCTGGTCAAGATGGGATGGGTCACCGCTGAACGCCTGGAAGAGATCATCCAGCGTACCCGTGATGGCGGCGCCGAAATCGTCGGCCTGTTGAAGACCGGTTCCGCTTTCTACGCCCCGGCTGCCTCGGCGATCGAAATGGCCGAATCCTACCTCAAGGACAAGAAGCGCGTTCTGCCTTGCGCTGCACACCTGACCGGTCAGTACGGCGTCAAGGATATGTATGTCGGCGTGCCCACGGTGATCGGTGCTGGCGGGGTCGAACGCGTCATCGAGATCGAACTGAACAAGGACGAAGAAGCGGCTTTCCAGAAGTCGGTCGGCGCTGTCGCCGGTCTCTGCGAAGCCTGCATCAATATCGCTCCGGCTCTCAAGTAATCGCCTTTGGCGGCTGCGCCTTCATCTGCGGATGATGGCGCAGCCGCGCATGGTTTTAACGCAGTTCTGAGCCGGGCGGCATGGCCGCTGGTTCTGGAATTGCTCCGAACACAGGACCAGACGATGAATATTCATGAATATCAGGCCAAGGCTCTGCTGAAGAGCTTTGGTGCTCCGGTTGCCGAAGGTGTGGCAATCTTTTCCGCTGATGAAGCCGAAGCCGCCGCAAAGCAGCTTCCTGGCCCGCTTTATGTCGTCAAGAGCCAGATTCACGCTGGTGGTCGCGGCAAGGGCAAGTTTAAAGAACTCGGCCAGGATGCCAAGGGCGGCGTTCGCCTGGCGTTCTCGATCGACGAAGTGAAGTCGCATGTTGCTGAAATGCTCGGCAACACGCTGGTGACCAACCAGACCGGCCCTGCTGGCAAGCAGGTGAACCGCCTGTACATCGAAGACGGTGCAGACATCGAACGCGAACTTTATCTGTCGCTGCTCGTAGACCGCGCTGTTGGTCAGGTTGCTTTCGTGGTTTCCACCGAAGGCGGCATGGACATTGAAACGGTTGCCCACGACACCCCGGAAAAGATCATCAGCGTTGCGATTGATCCAGAAGCTGGTGTAACGGCTGCCAATCTCGAAGCCCTGACTGCGGCTCTGAAGCTCGAAGGCGAAGCCAAGGCTGACGCTGAAAAGCTGTTCCCGATCCTCTACAAGGCCTTTGTCGAAAAGGACATGGCGCTTCTGGAAGTGAACCCGCTGATCGTCATGAAGAACGGCCGTATGCGCGTTCTCGATGCGAAGATGTCTTTCGACGGCAACGCTCTGTTCCGCCACGAAGACGTTGTAGCGCTTCGCGACAAGACGGAAGAAGACGCCAAGGAAATCGAAGCCTCCAAGTATGATCTGGCCTATGTTGCTCTCGACGGCAATATCGGATGCATGGTCAACGGTGCAGGTCTTGCCATGGCAACCATGGACATCATCAAGCTCTACGGTGCTGAGCCGGCAAACTTCCTCGACGTTGGTGGCGGCGCGACCAAGGAAAAGGTCACGGCAGCCTTCAAGATCATCACGGCTGATCCGGCTGTGAAGGGCATTCTGGTCAACATCTTCGGCGGCATCATGAAGTGTGATGTGATTGCCGAAGGCGTTCTGGCTGCCGTCAAGGACGTCGGCCTCACCGTTCCACTCGTTGTTCGCCTCGAAGGCACCAATGTCGAGCTGGGCAAGAAAATCATCAACGAATCCGGTCTCAACGTCATTTCGGCGGATGATCTGGACGATGCTGCGCAGAAGATCGTCGCAGCCGTGAAGGCAGCGTGATCTGATGGCTGATACATCCAAGACCGTGAAGCGCCAGCCTTTTGGCCCGAATGAGACAGATATCAATCTGTGCTACTTCGTCTGCTTCGACAGTGAGCTTCCAACCGATGGCGACGTCGCCGAACGCTGGGTGCATTTCAACGACAATGACGATGCGCTCGCCTATTTCGCTGACAAGTCCAAGGATGCGAGCCTCTTTGTCTGGAAGGGCGAGCTTGCCATTGCCAAGGGCGACGGCCAGTTCGATTGGTTCTTTACCCAATGGTCCAAGAGCCTTGAGAAGCAGCTGACGCAGAAGCCAGCCAAGGGCATGGGCTATCGCTTTTCCAATGACGCCTTTGAGGCATTTGAACCCCTCGAATTCGAGGAAGAGGAAGCCGAGTAATGTCGATTCTGATCAATAAAGACACCAAGGTTCTCGTACAGGGCCTGACCGGCAAGACCGGCACTTTCCATACCGAACAGGCGCTTGCCTATTATGGCACCAAGATGGTCGGCGGTATTCATCCTTCCAAGGGTGGCAGCAACTGGACCGGCTCCAAGGGCGAAACCCTGCCGATCTTCGCATCTGTTGCCGAAGGCAAGGACGTGACGGGTGCAAATGCATCGGTAATCTACGTTCCGCCAGCCGGCGCTGCTGCTGCGATCATCGAAGCCATCGAAGCTGAAATTCCGCTGATCGTCTGCATCACGGAAGGTATTCCGGTCGCCGACATGGTCAAGGTCAAGGCTCGCCTCGACAAGTCCAAGTCGCGCCTGATCGGCCCCAACTGCCCAGGCGTGATGACGCCGGAAGAATGCAAGATCGGCATTATGCCGGGCTCGATCTTCCGCAAGGGGTCTGTTGGCGTGTTGTCGCGTTCCGGCACTTTGACCTATGAGGCTGTGTTCCAGACCTCGAATGAAGGCCTTGGCCAGACTTCGGCTGTCGGTATCGGCGGCGACCCGGTCAAGGGCACCGAGTTCATCGACATCCTGGAAATGTACCTCGCTGACGAAGCCACCAAGTCGATCATCATGATCGGTGAAATCGGTGGTTCGGCTGAAGAAGAGGCTGCACAGTTCCTCAAGGACGAAGCCAAGAAGGGCCGCAAGAAGCCGATGGTTGGCTTCATCGCCGGTCGTACGGCTCCTCCCGGTCGCACCATGGGTCACGCAGGCGCTGTGATCTCCGGCGGCAAGGGCGGCGCGGAAGACAAGATCGAAGCCATGGAATCGGCTGGCATTCGGGTTTCGCCCTCGCCAGCCCGCCTTGGCAAGACGCTGGTTGAAGTTCTCAAGGGCTGAGACCACATAGAGATGAGCGGGTAGACGTCTTTATGGCGTCTGCCCGTGCAAGCATTTCAAGTCCAGCCGAGCGCAAGCCTTGACTGGCAGATATTCGACAAGCCGAATATTCGGTCGAATAGTTCGGTGATGACCTCAAGTCGGGAGGCGGGCACGAGGCCCGCAAAAAACCATGGCAAGGCAAGAAGCCAACGAGCAGTTTCAGATCACCTCGTTCCTGGACGGATCGAATGCGATCTATATCGAGCAGCTTTATGCGCGTTACGAAGACGATCCGAATTCGGTATCGCCTGAGTGGCAATCCTTCTTCAAGGCGCTGGGCGATAATCCAAGCGACGTGAAAAAGGCAGCCAAGGGAGCCTCCTGGCAGCGGAGCAATTGGCCGCTGACACCCCGCACCGATCTGGTTTCGGCGCTTGATGGGAATTGGGGTCTGGTCGAGAAGGCCATTGAAACCAAGGTCAAGGGCAAGGCAGAAGCCGCAGCCGCAACCACGGGCAAACCGGTTTCTGAAACCGATGTGTTGCAGGCGACCCGTGATAGCGTGCGCGCCATCATGATGATCCGCGCTTATCGCATGCGCGGTCATTTGCACGCCAAGCTCGACCCGCTCGGCATTGCTACTGCGGTTGAAGATTACAACGAGCTGTCGCCATCGTCCTACGGCTTTACTGATGCAGATTTTGATCGCAAGATCTTCATCGATAACGTTCTGGGGCTGGAATATGCCACCGTGCGTGAGATGATCGAAATTCTTGAGCGTACCTATTGCTCGACGCTCGGTTTCGAATTCATGCACATTTCCAATCCGGAAGAAAAATCCTGGATTCAGGAGCGCATCGAAGGCCCCGATAAAGGTGTAGATTTTACCGTAGAGGGCAAGAAAGCCATTCTGCAAAAGCTGGTTGAGGCTGAAGGCTTCGAGCAGTTCATCGATGTGAAGTACAAGGGCACCAAGCGCTTTGGTCTGGATGGCGGCGAATCGCTGATCCCGGCGCTGGAGCAGATCATCAAGCGCGGCGGTCAGGAAGGTCTCGAAGAGGTTGTGCTCGGCATGGCGCATCGCGGCCGTCTGAACGTGCTGACCAATGTGATGCACAAGCCGCATCGCGCCGTGTTCCACGAGTTCAAGGGTGGTTCGTTCAAGCCTGATGAAGTCGAAGGCTCCGGCGACGTGAAGTACCATCTGGGTGCCTCGTCCGACCGCGAATTCGATGGCAACAAGGTTCACTTGTCGCTGACGGCCAACCCGTCACATCTGGAAATCGTTAACCCCGTGGTGATGGGTAAGGCCCGTGCCAAGCAGGACCAGCTTGCCAAAGTCTGGGAAGGTGACGTGATTCCGCTGAAGGAACGCGCCAAGGTTCTGCCGCTGCTGCTGCATGGTGACGCTGCCTTTGCGGGTCAGGGCGTTGTGGCTGAAATTCTCGGCCTGTCTGGTCTGCGCGGTCACCGCGTGGCTGGCACGATGCATGTGATCATCAATAACCAGATCGGCTTTACCACCAATCCGGGCTTCTCGCGCTCGTCGCCTTATCCATCGGATGTGGCCAAGATGATCGAAGCGCCGATCTTCCATGTGAATGGTGACGATCCGGAAGCTGTGGTCTATGCCGCCAAGGTGGCCACTGAATTCCGCATGAAGTTCCACAAGCCTGTGGTTGTGGACATGTTCTGCTACCGTCGCTTTGGCCATAATGAAGGTGATGAGCCTTCGTTCACCCAGCCAAAGATGTACAAGGAAATCCGCTCCCATAAGACGGTTGTTCAGGTCTATGGTGATCGTCTGATTGCTGAAGGCGTGATTACCGAAGGCGATCTTGAAAAGATGAAGGCCGATTGGCGCGCCAATCTTGAGCAGGAATTCGAGGCCGGCCAGTCCTACAAGCCCAACAAGGCTGACTGGTTGGATGGCGTCTGGTCCGGTCTTCGCGCCGCCGACAATGCCGATGAGCAGCGTCGCGGCAAGACAGCCATGCCGATGAAGTCCCTGAAGGAGATTGGTCGCAAGCTGTCAACAATTCCTGATGGGTTCAAGGCGCATCGCACCATCCAGCGCTTCATGGAAAACCGTGCGCAGATGATCGAGACCGGCGAGGGCATCGATTGGGCGATGGCCGAGGCCCTGGCCTTTGGTTCGCTGGTTGTCGAAGGCCACAAGATCCGCCTGTCTGGCCAGGATTGCGAGCGCGGCACATTCAGCCAGCGTCATTCGGTGCTTTATGATCAGGAAAGCGAAGATCGCTATATTCCGCTGGCCAACCTGGCGCCTAACCAGGCCCGCTACGAAGTCATCAATTCGATGCTGTCGGAAGAGGCTGTGCTTGGTTTTGAATACGGCTATTCGCTGGCCCGCCCGAATGCGCTGACCCTGTGGGAAGCCCAGTTCGGTGACTTCGCCAACGGCGCCCAGGTGGTGTTCGACCAGTTCATCTCGTCGGGTGAACGCAAGTGGCTTCGCATGTCCGGCCTCGTCTGCCTTCTGCCGCATGGCTATGAAGGTCAGGGACCGGAACACTCTTCGGCTCGTCTGGAGCGCTGGCTGCAAATGTGCGCCGAAGACAATATGCAGGTGGCCAACGTCACGACGCCGAGCAATTACTACCATATCCTGCGCCGTCAGGTGAAACGCGACTTCCGTAAGCCGCTGATCCTGATGACGCCGAAGTCGCTGCTGCGCCACAAGCGGGCACAGTCTACCCTGGCGGAAATGGCAGGCGAAAGCTCGTTCCATCGCCTGCTGTGGGATGATGCCGAGATCATCAAGGACGGTCCGATCAAGCTCCAGAAGGATGCCAAGATCCGCCGCGTGGTGATGTGTAGCGGCAAAGTTTATTATGACCTGCTGGAAGAGCGCGAAAAGCGTGGCATCGACGATGTCTACTTGCTGCGTATCGAACAGCTCTATCCGTTCCCGGCCAAGGCGCTGATCAATGAGCTCAGCCGCTTCCGCAATGCGGAAATGGTCTGGTGCCAGGAAGAGCCGAAGAACATGGGGGCCTGGTCCTTCATCGATCCTTACCTGGAATGGGTGCTGGCTCATATCGACGCCAAGTATCAGCGCGTGCGCTATACCGGCCGTCCGGCTGCCGCCTCTCCGGCAACAGGCCTGATGTCCAAGCATCTCGCCCAGTTGCAAGCCTTCCTGGAGGACGCACTCGGCGGCTGATGCTGCCGGGTCCACCCTTTCGCTCGAAATCCATATCGATCAACGGAATTTATCATCATGGCCACTGAAATCCGCGTCCCCACTCTGGGTGAATCCGTCAGCGAAGCCACCGTCGGCACCTGGTTCAAGAAAGTCGGCGATGTCGTCAAGGCGGACGAGCCGCTCGTGGAACTGGAAACCGACAAGGTAACGGTTGAAGTCCCTTGTCCTGCATCGGGCGTTTTGACCGAAATCGTCGCCCAGAACGGTGAAACGGTTGGTCTCGGCGCTCTGCTCGGCCAGATCGCCGAAGGCGCATCGGCTGGTGCGGCCGCGCCTGCTCCTGCTGCTGCCCCGGCGCCTGCTGCTACACCTGCCCAGGCGGCCCCTGCCGCGCCGGCTGCGGGTTCTGCCATGCCAGCAGCGCCTGCCGCAGCCAAGATGCTGGCTGAAAACAATATCTCCGCCGATCAGGTGGATGGCTCCGGCAAGCGTGGCCAGGTGCTGAAGGGTGACGTGATCGCTGCCGTCGCCAAGGGCGCTTCGGCACCGGCGGCTGCTCCGGCCCCGGTTGCAGCGCCGCGTCCGGTGTCCTCCGCCGACGATGCATCCCGCGAAGAGCGCGTCAAGATGACCCGTCTGCGCCAGACCATCGCCAAGCGCTTGAAGGATGCCCAGAACACGGCTGCCATGCTGACCACCTATAACGAGGTGGACATGTCGGCGGTGATGAGCCTGCGCAACAAATACAAGGACATTTTTGAAAAGAAGCATGGCGTCAAGCTGGGCTTCATGGGCTTCTTCACCAAGGCCGTCACCCACGCCTTGAAGGAACTGCCTGCCGTCAACGCTGAGATCGACGGCACCGATATCATCTACAAGAACTACTGCCATGTCGGCATGGCCGTCGGCACCGACAAGGGCCTGGTCGTTCCTGTGATCCGCGATGCTGACCAGATGTCGATTTCGGAAGTCGAAAAGGATCTCGGTCGTCTTGCCAAGGCTGCCCGCGATGGTTCGCTGTCAATGGCTGACATGCAAGGCGGCACGTTCACCATCACCAATGGCGGTGTCTACGGTTCGCTAATGTCTTCGCCGATCCTCAATGCGCCGCAGTCCGGTATCTTGGGCATGCACAAGATCCAGGATCGTCCGGTTGTTGTTGGTGGTCAGATCGTCATCCGCCCGATGATGTACCTGGCGCTATCCTATGACCACCGGATTGTTGACGGCAAGGAAGCCGTAACCTTCCTCGTGCGCGTCAAGGAAAGCCTGGAAGATCCGGAACGTTTGGTTCTCGACCTCTAATACACAAAATGAGATCGTCTTGCGCTGCCAATAGGTGGCGGAAGATGTCAGATCACAAAATGCGATGCGGCATTCCATCGGGAATGGTGTGAACCAAAAAGTGGAGCATGAACATGCAACCGACTTTTCTTGCCGCTTCGCCTTTTTTGCCGCTGATTGGTATCAGTGTGCTTCTGTTGATCGTCCACATCATGCTGCAAGGCATGACGGCGACAAAGGAACTCGGGACAAACTGGAATGCCGGTCCGAGAGATGATGACAGGAAACCGACCGGTCAGCTCGCGGGCCGTGCGGCGCGGTCCTCCACGAATTTCAGGGAGACCTATCCCGGGTTCATTGCCCTTGCATTCGGCCTCATTCTGGCTGGTGATCCACATGGGTTCGGCCTGATCGGTGCAT
This region of Agrobacterium vitis genomic DNA includes:
- the mdh gene encoding malate dehydrogenase: MARNKIALIGSGMIGGTLAHLAGLKELGDIVLFDIADGVPQGKGLDIAQSSPVEGFNAKLTGSSDYAAIEGADVCIVTAGVPRKPGMSRDDLLGINLKVMEQVGAGIKKYAPNAFVICITNPLDAMVWALQKFSGLPANKVVGMAGVLDSSRFRLFLAEEFNVSVQDVTAFVLGGHGDTMVPLARYSTVGGIPLTDLVKMGWVTAERLEEIIQRTRDGGAEIVGLLKTGSAFYAPAASAIEMAESYLKDKKRVLPCAAHLTGQYGVKDMYVGVPTVIGAGGVERVIEIELNKDEEAAFQKSVGAVAGLCEACINIAPALK
- the sucC gene encoding ADP-forming succinate--CoA ligase subunit beta, whose translation is MNIHEYQAKALLKSFGAPVAEGVAIFSADEAEAAAKQLPGPLYVVKSQIHAGGRGKGKFKELGQDAKGGVRLAFSIDEVKSHVAEMLGNTLVTNQTGPAGKQVNRLYIEDGADIERELYLSLLVDRAVGQVAFVVSTEGGMDIETVAHDTPEKIISVAIDPEAGVTAANLEALTAALKLEGEAKADAEKLFPILYKAFVEKDMALLEVNPLIVMKNGRMRVLDAKMSFDGNALFRHEDVVALRDKTEEDAKEIEASKYDLAYVALDGNIGCMVNGAGLAMATMDIIKLYGAEPANFLDVGGGATKEKVTAAFKIITADPAVKGILVNIFGGIMKCDVIAEGVLAAVKDVGLTVPLVVRLEGTNVELGKKIINESGLNVISADDLDDAAQKIVAAVKAA
- the sucD gene encoding succinate--CoA ligase subunit alpha; amino-acid sequence: MSILINKDTKVLVQGLTGKTGTFHTEQALAYYGTKMVGGIHPSKGGSNWTGSKGETLPIFASVAEGKDVTGANASVIYVPPAGAAAAIIEAIEAEIPLIVCITEGIPVADMVKVKARLDKSKSRLIGPNCPGVMTPEECKIGIMPGSIFRKGSVGVLSRSGTLTYEAVFQTSNEGLGQTSAVGIGGDPVKGTEFIDILEMYLADEATKSIIMIGEIGGSAEEEAAQFLKDEAKKGRKKPMVGFIAGRTAPPGRTMGHAGAVISGGKGGAEDKIEAMESAGIRVSPSPARLGKTLVEVLKG
- a CDS encoding 2-oxoglutarate dehydrogenase E1 component; this translates as MARQEANEQFQITSFLDGSNAIYIEQLYARYEDDPNSVSPEWQSFFKALGDNPSDVKKAAKGASWQRSNWPLTPRTDLVSALDGNWGLVEKAIETKVKGKAEAAAATTGKPVSETDVLQATRDSVRAIMMIRAYRMRGHLHAKLDPLGIATAVEDYNELSPSSYGFTDADFDRKIFIDNVLGLEYATVREMIEILERTYCSTLGFEFMHISNPEEKSWIQERIEGPDKGVDFTVEGKKAILQKLVEAEGFEQFIDVKYKGTKRFGLDGGESLIPALEQIIKRGGQEGLEEVVLGMAHRGRLNVLTNVMHKPHRAVFHEFKGGSFKPDEVEGSGDVKYHLGASSDREFDGNKVHLSLTANPSHLEIVNPVVMGKARAKQDQLAKVWEGDVIPLKERAKVLPLLLHGDAAFAGQGVVAEILGLSGLRGHRVAGTMHVIINNQIGFTTNPGFSRSSPYPSDVAKMIEAPIFHVNGDDPEAVVYAAKVATEFRMKFHKPVVVDMFCYRRFGHNEGDEPSFTQPKMYKEIRSHKTVVQVYGDRLIAEGVITEGDLEKMKADWRANLEQEFEAGQSYKPNKADWLDGVWSGLRAADNADEQRRGKTAMPMKSLKEIGRKLSTIPDGFKAHRTIQRFMENRAQMIETGEGIDWAMAEALAFGSLVVEGHKIRLSGQDCERGTFSQRHSVLYDQESEDRYIPLANLAPNQARYEVINSMLSEEAVLGFEYGYSLARPNALTLWEAQFGDFANGAQVVFDQFISSGERKWLRMSGLVCLLPHGYEGQGPEHSSARLERWLQMCAEDNMQVANVTTPSNYYHILRRQVKRDFRKPLILMTPKSLLRHKRAQSTLAEMAGESSFHRLLWDDAEIIKDGPIKLQKDAKIRRVVMCSGKVYYDLLEEREKRGIDDVYLLRIEQLYPFPAKALINELSRFRNAEMVWCQEEPKNMGAWSFIDPYLEWVLAHIDAKYQRVRYTGRPAAASPATGLMSKHLAQLQAFLEDALGG
- the odhB gene encoding 2-oxoglutarate dehydrogenase complex dihydrolipoyllysine-residue succinyltransferase, with the translated sequence MATEIRVPTLGESVSEATVGTWFKKVGDVVKADEPLVELETDKVTVEVPCPASGVLTEIVAQNGETVGLGALLGQIAEGASAGAAAPAPAAAPAPAATPAQAAPAAPAAGSAMPAAPAAAKMLAENNISADQVDGSGKRGQVLKGDVIAAVAKGASAPAAAPAPVAAPRPVSSADDASREERVKMTRLRQTIAKRLKDAQNTAAMLTTYNEVDMSAVMSLRNKYKDIFEKKHGVKLGFMGFFTKAVTHALKELPAVNAEIDGTDIIYKNYCHVGMAVGTDKGLVVPVIRDADQMSISEVEKDLGRLAKAARDGSLSMADMQGGTFTITNGGVYGSLMSSPILNAPQSGILGMHKIQDRPVVVGGQIVIRPMMYLALSYDHRIVDGKEAVTFLVRVKESLEDPERLVLDL
- a CDS encoding MAPEG family protein gives rise to the protein MQPTFLAASPFLPLIGISVLLLIVHIMLQGMTATKELGTNWNAGPRDDDRKPTGQLAGRAARSSTNFRETYPGFIALAFGLILAGDPHGFGLIGAWVWLVCRIIYIPLYLAGIPYIRSLVWVGSMAGLVAMLLVLLF